Within the Deltaproteobacteria bacterium genome, the region CCCTTGGCCATGACGACCGAGGCGAGCCTCCGTCGCAGTGCGGGAAAGCCCGCGTCCGCCGCGGCGAGCATGCCGAACGGCAGCCGCAGCCGGCGAAGCCACGGCCGCCCGAGCTCGATCGCCGGGGAGAGCAACGCGACGCCCGCGACCGCCTCGGGGTGCTCCACGGCGAGCCGCACCGTCAGCATCGCGCCCATCGAGAGCCCCACCACGACGATGCGCGGCACCACCCGCAACAGCGCCTCCGCACCCGCGATCGCCGACGCGTACCAATCTCCCCACGACGACGCCGCGAGCTCCGCCACCGACGTCTCGTGCCCCGCGATCCGTGCCAACCAGAGCGGATACCGCCCCGCGAGCGCCTCCGCCAACGGTCCCATCTCGGCCGATGTCCCCGTCAACCCATGCAGCAGCAGCACCCCCACATCCGCAGCGCCGGGCACGACGCAATCAGGGGGGACTGCCACGACGGCGCACGGCGATCAGGAGGTGCGCGCCATCACGTCGGGGTTGACCGTGATCTCGGCGCGCTCCCGCAGCTCGTTGCGGTAGCTCTCCAGCACCTCTTGCCGCTTACGCGCCACGGCCTGATCCCGCAACGCCTGCTTCTTCTCGTCGGTGAGTCCCGTCTCATCCGCCGGGATGCGCTCCTTGAGCGCGAGGACGATCGCCGCGTCCGGCCCGATGAACGGCTTCTCGCCGAGGGGATTCGCGCTGGAGAGCGCGAACGCCTCGTCGCGGATCGGCGCCGGCGCGAGCTTCGGAATCGCTTCGCCGCGCGAGAACGGACCGGTGGTGTCGACCGGGTAGCCCTTGGCCTGCGCCTCCGCGGGGAGGACGCCGGCCCCGCCGGTCTTGCGCGCCGCCTCGAGGAGCGCCTCGGCCGCGGCGCGCGCGGCTTCCTTCGTCTTCTCGCGCGTGAGCGCCTCGACGATGCCGGTGCGGACCTCGTCGAGCGGCGGGATCGTGCTCGCGACCTTCTCGGTGACCTTGAAGACGTAGAAGGGCGGCTCGGTGTCCATCACCTGGTCCACCGCGCCGGGCTCGAGCACGAGCGCGGTGTTGATCATGGTCGGGCCTTTCACGCCGGGAATGATCTGCCCGCGGGAGACCGGCTTCGAGAGCGTCGCCTCGAGGCCGTGCGCCGCGGCGAGGTCCTCGAGCGACGCGCCGGCGCGCGCCTTCTCGAGATCGGCGGCGAGGGCGTTGCGGGCGGCGTCTTCGGCCCCGCGCGAGCGCAGATCCTTCACGATCTCCTCGCGGACGTCGTCGAACGGCTTCGGGCCGCCCGGGATCTTCTCGTCGAGGCGGATGATGTGGAAGCCGCGCGAGCCCTCGACGATGTCGCTCACCTCGCCGACGTTCAGCTTGAATGCCGCCTCCTCGAGGGGGGCCTCCAGCTGGCCGCGGGCGACGACGCCGAGGTCGCCACCGTTCTCGACCGACATCGCGTCCTCGGAGTTCTTCTTCGCGAGCTCGGTGAAGGTGTCCTTGCCGCCGATGCGGGCCGAGATCAGGACTGCCGCCGCCTTGGCCTTGATCGCGTGCTTGCCGGCGTCGTCGGTGCCCGGTGGCACCAGGAACAGGATGTGCTGGAGGTGCAGCCGCTCGGGCTGCTCGTAGTCCGAGGCGTGCGCCTCGTAGTAGTCCTTGACCGCCTGCTCCCCGACCGGGACCTTCTCGGCGAAGTGGTCGGGCGCGTACGTCACGTACTGGATCCGGACGGTCTCCGGCTTGCGGAACCGCTCCTTGTTCTTCTCGTAGTACTCGGCCACCTCGCTGTCGGCGACGGTCACCCCGTCCTTGAACTGGGCGAACGGCACCTTCACGAAGGTGACGTCGACCTTCTCGTTCTGGAGCGCGTAGAGGTTCTTCACCTCCTGGTCGCTCGCGATGAGGCCGTCGGTGAGGATCCCCTCGAGCTTGTTCACGAGCAGGGTCTCGCGCTGCGACTCCTCGAACTCGGTCGGGGTCAGGCGCGAGGCGCGCAGCGTGTTCAAGTAGCGGGTCCGGTCGAAGCGGGCGCCCTCCTGGAAGGCGGGGATGTCGAGGATGGACTTTCGGACCTCGTCGTCGGTGACCTGGAGGCCGAGGCGGCTCGCCTCGCGCTTGAGGAGCATTTCGGTGACGAGGTCGTCGAGGGCGCGCTGGCCGAGGTTCAGCTGGGCGAGGAGCTGCGGGCTCAGGTTCTCCTTGTAGAGCTCGCGGTAGATCCGCTGCATCCGTTCGTGGGCCCGCGCGTAGGTCTGAAGGCTGATCGGCTCGCCGTCGACGGTCGCCGCCACGTTCACCCTGTCGCCTCCCGCCACCATGACGCCGACACCCCAGAAGACGAAGACGACGATGATCATCCAGAAGATGATCTTGATGAACGACGAGCGCGAATGCTTACGCATGAACCCGAGCATGGTCGGGGGACTCTAGTGAAGTGATTGTATGAACGCAACGCAAAGTCGCGCTGCAATCTTGCCCTGTTGGGCGGTTTGGGCTATCACCCTCGGCGCAGCTGGGAGGGGCGGGGGTCGTTCCTTTCCGTCGTCGTTCTGCCTGCAACAATCGAAGAGCTTCAAAGGGGTCGTATGGTTCTCAACTCGTTCTGGGGCATGTTCTCCAACGACCTCGCCATCGATCTCGGCACGGCCAACACGCTGATCTACGTGAAGGGTCAAGGCATCATCTGCAACGAGCCCTCCGTGGTCGCGGTGCAGAAGGAGGCGAGGGGCGGCCGCAAGGTCCTCGCCGTCGGCGCCGAGGCGAAGAAGATGCTCGGCCGCACGCCGGGCAACATCGTGGCCATCCGTCCGCTCAAAGACGGCGTCATCGCCGACTTCGAGATCACCGAGGCGATGCTCCGCTACTTCATCCAGAAGATCCACAACCGCAAGACGCTCGTTCGCCCGCGCATCATCATCTGCGTGCCGTTCGGCATCACCGAGGTCGAGAAGCGCGCCGTGAAGGAGTCGGCCGAGTCCGCGGGGGCGCGCGAGGTCTACCTGATCGAGGAGCCGATGGCCGCCGCGATCGGCGCCGGGCTCCCGATCACCGAGCCGACCGGCAACATGATCGTCGACATCGGCGGCGGCACGACCGAGGTCGCGGTGATCTCGCTCGCCGGCGTCGTCTTCTCGAAGTCGGTGCGCGTGGGCGGCGACAAGATGGACGAGGCGATCAGCCAGTACATCAAGCGCAAGTACAACCTTCTGGTGGGCGAGCGCACGGCCGAGCTCATCAAGATCACGATCGGCTCGGCGTATCCCACCCAAGAGATCCAGACCATGGAGATCAAGGGTCGCGACCTCGTCGCCGGCGTGCCGAAAACGGTCGAGATCTCCGACGAGGAGATCCGCGACTCGCTGCTCGAGCCGATCAACCAGATCGTGGAGGCGGTGCGGATCGCGCTCGAGCGTACACCGCCGGAGCTCGCGTCCGACATCGTCGACAAGGGCATCGTGCTCGCTGGCGGCGGAGCGTTGCTGCGCAACCTCGACGTCCTGCTGCGCGAGGAGACGGGTCTCCCCATCATGATCGCCGACGATCCCCTCAGCGCCGTGGTGATGGGCGCCGGCCGGGCCCTGGACGAGATCAACCTCCTGCGCGACATCTCGATCAGCTAGCGGTGCGAACGATCGTAATCGCCGCCGTGCGAGGCTGCTAGCGCTCCGGCGCGACGGAACGCCGGAGCGGCCATGCTCGAGTTCGTTCGGAGAAACCGCGTCCTCCTGAGCTCCGGCTTCTTTCTCCTGTGCTCACTCGGGCTCCTGTCGGCGAACGCGCGGCAGCCCGGGCGGATCGATCCGCTCGGGCACGTCTTCCTGGAGGTGATGGCGCCGTTCCAGCGGCTCACCGCGGGGATCGGCGGCATGACGCGGGGGCTATTCGACCGCTACGTGCTGCTCGTCGGTACGCAGGCGGAGAACGAGCGCCTGAAGGCCCGTATCCGGGACCTCGAGCGGCGGGGCACGTACCAGAGCGAGACGGAGCTCATGAACCGCCGTTTGAAGCGTCTGCTGGCGCTCGAGCGCGAGCTGCCGACGAAGGCCGTGGCGGCGTCGGTGACGGCGCGCGACGCGAGCGTGTGGTTCCAGAGCCTGACCCTCAACAAGGGCGAGGTCGACGGCATCCAGGTCGGCATGCCGGTGATCGCGCCGGACGGTGTGGTCGGCCTGATCTCGAGCACGAGCCTGCACGCGTCGCGGGTGCTCCTCCTGACCGACCCGAACAGCGGCATCGACGTCCTCGTGCAGCGCACCCGCGTCCGCGGGATCCTCTCCGGGCTCCTCGAGCGCGGGACCACCCTCAAGTACGTGAAGCGCACCGACGACGTGCGGCGCGGGGACCGGATCGTCGCGTCGGGGCTCGACGGGGTGTTCCCGAAGGGGCTGCCGGTCGGCCGCGTGACGAGCGTGTCGCGGAAGGACCGGGGCCTCTTTCTCTATGCCGAGGTCACGCCCGAGGCGGATGCGAGCCGGCTCGAGGAGGTCCTGGTGGCGTTCCCGAGCGGCGAGGAACTGCGCAAGCCCGCCTCGCTGCCGAGCGCCGCCGAGACCGGTCCGCCCAACCCTGCCGACGTCGGGCTCTACGGACCGCCCGCGCCGGTGACGCGCGGCGAGGGCCGGAGCGCCGGCCGATGAGCCTGCTCCAGACCTCGCACGCGCCGGCGCCGAGCATCGGCGCCGAGACCCGGGCCGTCGGCATCTACGTCATGACCGGAGCGCTGGCGCTGCTCCTCCAGACGACCGTCCTGCACGGCCTCACCGGCGGGCGGATCATCCCCGACCTGGTCTTGGTCCTGTGCGTCTACCTCGGCCTCCACGAGCACAACATCGGCGGAGCGACGGGAGCCTTCCTGCTCGGCTACCTGCTCGACAGCTTCTCGGGAAGCCTGGTTGGCCTGCACGCTTTTGCGATGACGATCGTGTATCTCGTAGTGTACCTTGTGTCGCGGCGGCTGTGGATGGACAACTCGGTGTCAGGGGTGGCGATGGTCTTTCTCGGCAGCCTCTTGAAGGGTGTCGCGATCGTCGCGGCGCTCGCCGCGTACCTCTCGATCGATCGCATGTCGCTCGCCGTCGCGCAGGCGCTGCTCGCGGAAGCGCTGCTCGCGGCCGCGCTCACCCCGCTCGTGTTCGGCGGGCTCGGGTGGGCCAAGCGCCTGGCGGGCGGCAACTGATATGGCGTCGACGCTCGTGACCAGCCGGCGCGAGGTTCCCAACGAGTTCCGCCGTCGGTTCGGCTTCGCGCTGGCGCTCGTCGTCGCGCTCTTCAGCCTGACGGTCGTCCGCCTCTGGCACCTGCAGGTGAGCGCGGGCGACGAGTATCGCTCTCTGTCCGAGCACAATCGCAT harbors:
- a CDS encoding alpha/beta fold hydrolase, with the translated sequence MLLLHGLTGTSAEMGPLAEALAGRYPLWLARIAGHETSVAELAASSWGDWYASAIAGAEALLRVVPRIVVVGLSMGAMLTVRLAVEHPEAVAGVALLSPAIELGRPWLRRLRLPFGMLAAADAGFPALRRRLASVVMAKG
- a CDS encoding SurA N-terminal domain-containing protein, whose product is MRKHSRSSFIKIIFWMIIVVFVFWGVGVMVAGGDRVNVAATVDGEPISLQTYARAHERMQRIYRELYKENLSPQLLAQLNLGQRALDDLVTEMLLKREASRLGLQVTDDEVRKSILDIPAFQEGARFDRTRYLNTLRASRLTPTEFEESQRETLLVNKLEGILTDGLIASDQEVKNLYALQNEKVDVTFVKVPFAQFKDGVTVADSEVAEYYEKNKERFRKPETVRIQYVTYAPDHFAEKVPVGEQAVKDYYEAHASDYEQPERLHLQHILFLVPPGTDDAGKHAIKAKAAAVLISARIGGKDTFTELAKKNSEDAMSVENGGDLGVVARGQLEAPLEEAAFKLNVGEVSDIVEGSRGFHIIRLDEKIPGGPKPFDDVREEIVKDLRSRGAEDAARNALAADLEKARAGASLEDLAAAHGLEATLSKPVSRGQIIPGVKGPTMINTALVLEPGAVDQVMDTEPPFYVFKVTEKVASTIPPLDEVRTGIVEALTREKTKEAARAAAEALLEAARKTGGAGVLPAEAQAKGYPVDTTGPFSRGEAIPKLAPAPIRDEAFALSSANPLGEKPFIGPDAAIVLALKERIPADETGLTDEKKQALRDQAVARKRQEVLESYRNELRERAEITVNPDVMARTS
- a CDS encoding rod shape-determining protein, whose protein sequence is MFSNDLAIDLGTANTLIYVKGQGIICNEPSVVAVQKEARGGRKVLAVGAEAKKMLGRTPGNIVAIRPLKDGVIADFEITEAMLRYFIQKIHNRKTLVRPRIIICVPFGITEVEKRAVKESAESAGAREVYLIEEPMAAAIGAGLPITEPTGNMIVDIGGGTTEVAVISLAGVVFSKSVRVGGDKMDEAISQYIKRKYNLLVGERTAELIKITIGSAYPTQEIQTMEIKGRDLVAGVPKTVEISDEEIRDSLLEPINQIVEAVRIALERTPPELASDIVDKGIVLAGGGALLRNLDVLLREETGLPIMIADDPLSAVVMGAGRALDEINLLRDISIS
- the mreC gene encoding rod shape-determining protein MreC; translation: MLEFVRRNRVLLSSGFFLLCSLGLLSANARQPGRIDPLGHVFLEVMAPFQRLTAGIGGMTRGLFDRYVLLVGTQAENERLKARIRDLERRGTYQSETELMNRRLKRLLALERELPTKAVAASVTARDASVWFQSLTLNKGEVDGIQVGMPVIAPDGVVGLISSTSLHASRVLLLTDPNSGIDVLVQRTRVRGILSGLLERGTTLKYVKRTDDVRRGDRIVASGLDGVFPKGLPVGRVTSVSRKDRGLFLYAEVTPEADASRLEEVLVAFPSGEELRKPASLPSAAETGPPNPADVGLYGPPAPVTRGEGRSAGR
- the mreD gene encoding rod shape-determining protein MreD, whose translation is MSLLQTSHAPAPSIGAETRAVGIYVMTGALALLLQTTVLHGLTGGRIIPDLVLVLCVYLGLHEHNIGGATGAFLLGYLLDSFSGSLVGLHAFAMTIVYLVVYLVSRRLWMDNSVSGVAMVFLGSLLKGVAIVAALAAYLSIDRMSLAVAQALLAEALLAAALTPLVFGGLGWAKRLAGGN